The Nitrospinaceae bacterium sequence CCGTCCCGCCTTAGTTCAGTTTTTCCATCATGGCAACGTACTTCTCGCCTAAATATGCTTTGATAACCTGCTCATCGCCCGTCACTTCCCGCGGCGCACCCTCGGCAATCTTCTCTCCGTGATGGAGAACGATGACGCGATCTGAGAGGTCCATAATGACCTTCATCAAATGCTCGATGATAAGTACCGTTACTCCCTGGTCTCTTACTTTCTGAATAAGAGAAATCGCACTTTGAATTTCGGTCTGATTGAGGCCCGCGTTTACTTCATCGAGCAAAAGGATTTCGGGGTCCGTGGCGAGGGATTTTGCGAATTCAAGACGCTTTCGCTCGGCAAGAGTAAGCTGCGAGGCGAGGCTATCCGCCTTATCGATTAAGCCGACCATTTCAAGCTTCTCCTCCGCGACGGCATGGGCCAGCCTTACTTCCTTCTGGGCTTTTTCGGAGCCGAACAAAGCCCCCATAGTGACATTGTCCAGAACGGTGAGATTCGGAAAAGGTTGAACGATTTGAAATGTCCGGGCGACGCCCATCCGGGTAATGACGTGCGGCTTGAGCGATTCGATTCTCGTCCCGCGAAATAATACTTCGCCGCCGTTGGGTGAGTCGAAGCCCGTAATACAATTCAAGAGCGTAGTTTTTCCCGCTCCATTGGGCCCGATAAGGCCGAGTATTTCGCCCTTAAATACGGTGAAATCCACATTAGACACCGCAGTTAGACCGCCAAAGCGTTTTGAAACCGCTCGCCCTTCGAGCAACACTTCGCTCATACCCTGAACCTCTGAATGTTGCTATGCAGTATTGACCCCAGCGATCTCCAGCCCTTGAGCCGCAACTCTTGAAAGAGCGCCATCAACCCACGGGGGAGAAAGAGAACAATCAACACGATGATGAGCCCCAACAGCACGCTATGAAATTCCGTGAACTCGCTCCAAAGAAAATCGGCCAGATATTCCATGATAAATGACCCCACAAGGGGACCCATGACGGTACCCGCGCCACCCAGCATGGACATCACGATGGCCTTAATCGAAAATAATATGTCGAATACGTCGAAAGGCTCCAAAAAAGCCGCGCGGTAGGCGTACACCCCGCCGCCCATCGCAGGAAAAATGGACGAAAGGACAAAAGCGATGATTTTATACTTCGTGGTGTTGATTCCGGTCATCGCCGCCGCATCTTCATTCTCGCGAATCGCCACCAGGCCATAGCCCAGCCGATGACGAGTGACGAAGTACTGCGCCAAAAACGCCATAACAGCGACACCCAACATCGAGAAATAAAAAAAGCGTGTAAAGTAGTCCGGCCCCCCGATAATTTGAGGCAGATTGATGCCGTCTCCTCCGCCGGTGATGCGGAGGTTATCGGCTATTTCGCGGAAAAACTCGGCCACCCCAAACGTGGCGATTGCAAAGTAGTGCCCGCGGAGCCTCAGGATGGGAATCCCGAGCAGCAGCGCAACCATTCCGCCAAATGAGGCGCCGAAGACAAGAGTGACGAAAAAGTTAAACCCTGCGTTCATCATGATCGCCGTGACATAGGCCCCCAGACCAAAGAAAGCCGCCGGCGCGAACGACGGATATCCCGTCAACCCGCCGATGAAATTCCAACTCGTGGCCAGAATGGCGATCATCAAAATGTCCATCCAGGTGCGGATAACGTCGTTTTCCGAAAACGAGGGTAAAAAAATCAGGGCAAACACCCCCATCCCCATCAAAATCCACTGAATAATTGACCAAGGCTTAAACATGTTATTCAAATCCCTTGCGGCCCAGCAGGCCTGACGGACGGATAAAGAGCACCAGAATAAGGAGTGCATATCCAACGGCGTTCTGAAGACCGGGCCCCAGATACAGGGCGCCAAAATTTTCGGCCAATCCAAGTATCAATCCGCCCGCGAGCGCCCCTGAAATATTTCCCAGCCCCCCGATGATGCAGATGATGAAGGACTTGGATAAAAACTCGACATCACTTACCGGAGAGATGGCAAATCCCACGCTGACGAGCGAGCCCGCGGTAGCCGCTACAGCTGCACCCAGGCCGTAGGTGATGGCATAGATTTTGCCGATATTGACTCCCATCAACTGGGCTGAATCCAGATCCATTCGTGTGGCACGAATCGCCCGGCCCGTACGCGTTCTAGCCATGAACCAAAACAAGATGCCCGTAAGAGCCACCCCCAAAACAAAAATGGCAACCCGGACGAAAGGAATTATCAATCCGAAAAATTTAAGAGAAAAACTGGCATACGAGGGCTGGACCGATCGAAAGTCACCCGTGAAAAAATAAATCGCCAGACGCACAACAAGCATCTGAAGCCCGAAAGTGAGGATAAGAGACATGAACATCGGAGCGCGGACAATTTTATTAATTAGTACGCGCTGGACGAAGTATCCCACTACAAACATGACAGCAGCCGAGAGCGGCAGCGAAAGAAACGGGTCCACACCGTAGAGTTTGAACATCCAGTATGTTACGTAGCCGCCCAGCATCAAGAATGTGCCGTGCAAAACATTCAGGATATTCATCACGCCCCAGACGAGAGAAAAGCCCACGGCGATACAAGCGTAAATTCCACCCAGAAGAATGCTGTTGATTAGAATTTGGATATAGATCATGAGTTCAAGACCTGCCAGTTTTTTTGTTGCATTTAGTTTATAATTTCCCATTCGGGAGCGTATTTATCCAGTTCCGCCGCGCTGTAAGCGTCCACAGCGTGATCCCGCTCGGGGATATCGACATGCTTTTCTTCTCCGCACAGTGCGGTTGTAAAATATCTTTGTCCCGTGTCGTTGATATTCGTGACAATGCAGCCGAGCTCGGGATGCGCCCGGCCCAGTTTGAGCGCCGCCGCCACATTACAGCCCGAGGATATGCCGCAGAATATCCCCTCCTCGCGTGCAAGCCGTTGGGCCATTTCTATCGATTCATCAGTCGTTGTCGTCACGATGCCGCTCAAGAGGGACAGTTCTAGTGCCTTGGGGACAAAACCGTCTCCGATGCCTTCGATCCCGTGCGGACCCCAGCCCCGCTCGCTCAGAAGAGGGCACTCCTCGGGTTCGACCGCATACAGACCTACATCCGGATTTCGCTCCCTGACATATTTACCAACACCGCTCACCCAGCCACCGGTACCCTGGGAAGCAACAACGGCATCGACTTTGCCGTCGAGTTGCTCCCATATTTCGGGGCCCGTCGTCAGGTAATGCGCCTCGTTGTTGTCAAGGTTGTCGAACTGGGCGGGCACCCAGTATTTTTCGGGCTCGGCGGCTCGAATCTCCTCGAGTTTCTCTAGCGCAAGATCGACATCACTCTCCCCGCCAGGCGTGAACACCAGGTCAGAGCCATAGGCGCGCATGAGTTTTTTACGCTCGTCGCTCATTCCTTCCGGCATCACAACGATGCAGGGGTATCCCATCATCGCCGAAACAAATGAGCAGGCGATCCCGGCATTTCCGGTGGAACACTCCAGGACTGTCATGCCCGTCTTCAGATCTCCGCGCTCTACAGCTTTCGCAAGCATGTTGAAGTAGATGCGATCCTTGAGGCTGCCAGTCGGTGAATACCACTCAAGCTTAACGAAAATATCCGGCTCTATCCCGGCACTCATCTTATTAAGCCTGACCAATGGTGTGCCGCCGATGGCATCGAAAATATTTTCCGAATAGCGGCGGAAAGAATCCCAAGCGCGCTGCTTAATGACCATATGATTTACACTCCGCTTCTTTAACAACCATGAAAATTACCCAACAAATTTCACAATCAATTTCGTATCAATCAATGATTTCCCATGTCTTTCGGAACTTTTTCAGCATCTCCTCCCTATCGCCTTCCACCACGTTTTGAAGAGCGGCTTCCATCTCCAACTCATCGTGGCAAAGAGGGGTGGAAAAATAACGCTGTCCAGAATCTCCAAAAATCGTAACTATCCGGTCCGTCTCCGGATACGAGCGTGCGAACTTCAGGGCAGCGGCCAAATTGCAGCCCGACGAAATTCCGCAAAACAAACCCTCCTCGCGTGAGGTGCGCCGCGCCAACCGGAGGGCCTCCTCGGTGGAACTCGTGATGATCCCGTCGAGCAACGATAAGTCCAAGATATTGGGGATTAATCCATCTCCTATGCCGGCGATGCCGTGTCCACAACAAACCCCCCCGCTAATCAACGGCGACTCCGTGGGCTCGACCCCATAAATCTTGAGCGCCGGATTCTTCTCCCTCAAATAGCGCCCCACACCCGTGAGCCAGCCGCCGGTGCCAACGGCAGCGATGAGGGCATCGACTTTCCCTTCCAGTTGCTCCCAAATTTCAGGCCCCGAAGTCGTGTAGTGGGTATCCACGTTATCGAGATTCTCAAACTCCCCCGGCACCCAGTAGCGCTCTGGCGCAGAGGCCGCCATTTCCTTCATCCGTTTGA is a genomic window containing:
- a CDS encoding PLP-dependent cysteine synthase family protein — encoded protein: MVIKQRAWDSFRRYSENIFDAIGGTPLVRLNKMSAGIEPDIFVKLEWYSPTGSLKDRIYFNMLAKAVERGDLKTGMTVLECSTGNAGIACSFVSAMMGYPCIVVMPEGMSDERKKLMRAYGSDLVFTPGGESDVDLALEKLEEIRAAEPEKYWVPAQFDNLDNNEAHYLTTGPEIWEQLDGKVDAVVASQGTGGWVSGVGKYVRERNPDVGLYAVEPEECPLLSERGWGPHGIEGIGDGFVPKALELSLLSGIVTTTTDESIEMAQRLAREEGIFCGISSGCNVAAALKLGRAHPELGCIVTNINDTGQRYFTTALCGEEKHVDIPERDHAVDAYSAAELDKYAPEWEIIN
- a CDS encoding branched-chain amino acid ABC transporter permease, yielding MYIQILINSILLGGIYACIAVGFSLVWGVMNILNVLHGTFLMLGGYVTYWMFKLYGVDPFLSLPLSAAVMFVVGYFVQRVLINKIVRAPMFMSLILTFGLQMLVVRLAIYFFTGDFRSVQPSYASFSLKFFGLIIPFVRVAIFVLGVALTGILFWFMARTRTGRAIRATRMDLDSAQLMGVNIGKIYAITYGLGAAVAATAGSLVSVGFAISPVSDVEFLSKSFIICIIGGLGNISGALAGGLILGLAENFGALYLGPGLQNAVGYALLILVLFIRPSGLLGRKGFE
- a CDS encoding branched-chain amino acid ABC transporter permease; the encoded protein is MFKPWSIIQWILMGMGVFALIFLPSFSENDVIRTWMDILMIAILATSWNFIGGLTGYPSFAPAAFFGLGAYVTAIMMNAGFNFFVTLVFGASFGGMVALLLGIPILRLRGHYFAIATFGVAEFFREIADNLRITGGGDGINLPQIIGGPDYFTRFFYFSMLGVAVMAFLAQYFVTRHRLGYGLVAIRENEDAAAMTGINTTKYKIIAFVLSSIFPAMGGGVYAYRAAFLEPFDVFDILFSIKAIVMSMLGGAGTVMGPLVGSFIMEYLADFLWSEFTEFHSVLLGLIIVLIVLFLPRGLMALFQELRLKGWRSLGSILHSNIQRFRV
- a CDS encoding PLP-dependent cysteine synthase family protein, which translates into the protein MQTAELAWGSLSTYSENIFEAVGFTPLVKLGRVARDVKPDVFAKVEWFSPTGSLKDRIYAQMICRAEERGDLREGKIILECSSGNAGIACAAAAAVKDYGCIIVMPEMMSAERKKMIRAYGAELITTPGGESDVDVALKRMKEMAASAPERYWVPGEFENLDNVDTHYTTSGPEIWEQLEGKVDALIAAVGTGGWLTGVGRYLREKNPALKIYGVEPTESPLISGGVCCGHGIAGIGDGLIPNILDLSLLDGIITSSTEEALRLARRTSREEGLFCGISSGCNLAAALKFARSYPETDRIVTIFGDSGQRYFSTPLCHDELEMEAALQNVVEGDREEMLKKFRKTWEIID
- a CDS encoding ABC transporter ATP-binding protein; the encoded protein is MSEVLLEGRAVSKRFGGLTAVSNVDFTVFKGEILGLIGPNGAGKTTLLNCITGFDSPNGGEVLFRGTRIESLKPHVITRMGVARTFQIVQPFPNLTVLDNVTMGALFGSEKAQKEVRLAHAVAEEKLEMVGLIDKADSLASQLTLAERKRLEFAKSLATDPEILLLDEVNAGLNQTEIQSAISLIQKVRDQGVTVLIIEHLMKVIMDLSDRVIVLHHGEKIAEGAPREVTGDEQVIKAYLGEKYVAMMEKLN